A window of Hevea brasiliensis isolate MT/VB/25A 57/8 chromosome 14, ASM3005281v1, whole genome shotgun sequence contains these coding sequences:
- the LOC110673716 gene encoding uncharacterized protein LOC110673716 isoform X2, translating into MTELEATIFSAKEEMTIREFEILHLKDLLSRTIEERNEAQEECQKLLLEKLASEQRLVLTEQQEPQNLQNQLQQQLLLQQEETQKLKQEAPPSLPGSSGSEDGESNNYITPLDPGKIKVPSQFRDPITQQPLALSPLPEVILKLAADRPLPEKGKLLQAVKEAGPLLQTLLLAGPLPQWQHPPPQLDTIDIPPVTISSPTGRLIHHDSFNNLNACFSKKRGPGSSSSSPNNKHQKLALH; encoded by the coding sequence ATGACAGAGCTAGAGGCAACAATTTTTTCAGCTAAGGAGGAGATGACAATAAGAGAATTTGAGATACTCCATCTCAAAGATCTTTTAAGTAGGACTATTGAAGAAAGAAACGAAGCCCAAGAAGAATGCCAAAAGCTACTGCTTGAAAAACTTGCTTCCGAACAGCGACTAGTGCTAACAGAACAGCAGGAGCCTCAAAATCTACAGAATCAGCTGCAGCAGCAGCTTCTACTGCAACAAGAAGAAACGCAAAAACTCAAACAAGAAGCTCCTCCTTCACTCCCTGGATCTTCCGGCAGTGAAGATGGTGAATCCAACAATTACATAACCCCTCTTGATCCTGGTAAAATCAAAGTTCCCTCGCAGTTTCGTGACCCAATTACCCAGCAACCATTAGCACTATCTCCACTACCAGAAGTGATACTAAAATTAGCAGCTGATAGGCCATTGCCTGAGAAAGGGAAGCTTCTGCAGGCAGTGAAGGAAGCCGGACCGCTCCTACAGACCCTTCTATTGGCTGGACCTCTCCCTCAATGGCAGCACCCACCACCACAACTAGACACCATTGATATTCcacctgtcaccatttcttctccGACGGGCCGACTAATTCACCATGACTCTTTCAACAATTTGAATGCTTGCTTCAGCAAGAAAAGGGgtcctggttcttcttcttcatctcctaACAACAAGCATCAGAAGCTTGCCCTCCATTGA
- the LOC110673716 gene encoding uncharacterized protein LOC110673716 isoform X1, which translates to MDDHCSPLSWAYFYQGEEIEELRHCLLYMTELEATIFSAKEEMTIREFEILHLKDLLSRTIEERNEAQEECQKLLLEKLASEQRLVLTEQQEPQNLQNQLQQQLLLQQEETQKLKQEAPPSLPGSSGSEDGESNNYITPLDPGKIKVPSQFRDPITQQPLALSPLPEVILKLAADRPLPEKGKLLQAVKEAGPLLQTLLLAGPLPQWQHPPPQLDTIDIPPVTISSPTGRLIHHDSFNNLNACFSKKRGPGSSSSSPNNKHQKLALH; encoded by the exons ATGGACGATCATTGCAGTCCTCTTAGCTGGGCATATTTCTACCAAGGTGAG GAAATTGAAGAGCTGAGACATTGTCTCTTGTACATGACAGAGCTAGAGGCAACAATTTTTTCAGCTAAGGAGGAGATGACAATAAGAGAATTTGAGATACTCCATCTCAAAGATCTTTTAAGTAGGACTATTGAAGAAAGAAACGAAGCCCAAGAAGAATGCCAAAAGCTACTGCTTGAAAAACTTGCTTCCGAACAGCGACTAGTGCTAACAGAACAGCAGGAGCCTCAAAATCTACAGAATCAGCTGCAGCAGCAGCTTCTACTGCAACAAGAAGAAACGCAAAAACTCAAACAAGAAGCTCCTCCTTCACTCCCTGGATCTTCCGGCAGTGAAGATGGTGAATCCAACAATTACATAACCCCTCTTGATCCTGGTAAAATCAAAGTTCCCTCGCAGTTTCGTGACCCAATTACCCAGCAACCATTAGCACTATCTCCACTACCAGAAGTGATACTAAAATTAGCAGCTGATAGGCCATTGCCTGAGAAAGGGAAGCTTCTGCAGGCAGTGAAGGAAGCCGGACCGCTCCTACAGACCCTTCTATTGGCTGGACCTCTCCCTCAATGGCAGCACCCACCACCACAACTAGACACCATTGATATTCcacctgtcaccatttcttctccGACGGGCCGACTAATTCACCATGACTCTTTCAACAATTTGAATGCTTGCTTCAGCAAGAAAAGGGgtcctggttcttcttcttcatctcctaACAACAAGCATCAGAAGCTTGCCCTCCATTGA